The following proteins are co-located in the Vicugna pacos chromosome 3, VicPac4, whole genome shotgun sequence genome:
- the TIGD6 gene encoding tigger transposable element-derived protein 6: MATKGNKKRRQFSLEEKMKVVEAVDSGKRKGDVAKEFGITPSTLSTFLKDRARFEEKVREASVGPQRKRMRNALYDDIDKAVFAWFQEIHAKNILVTGSVIRKKALNLANMLGYDNFQASVGWLNRFRDRHGIALKAICREDSGRLMNGLGIDKVNEWHAGEIIKLIADYSPDDIFNADETGVFFQLLPQHTLVAKGDHCRGGKKARQRLTALFCCNASGTEKMRPLIVGRSANPRCLKNVHSLPCDYRANQWAWMTQDLFNEWLMQVDARMKQAERRILLLIDNCSAHNMLPHLERIQVGYLPSNCTAVLQPLNLGIIHTVKVLYRGHFLKQILLKLNSSEDQEKVDIRQAIDMIAAAWWSVKQSTVVRCWQKAGIIPVELTESDTEAAASEPDIAIEKLWHSVAIATCVPNEINFQDFVTADDDLIISQELLDTEVIQDMGAGENTDEAGSEDEGEASLPQQPKITLTEAISSVQKLRLFLSTCVGVPDAIFGQLNGIDEYLMRRVTQTPVDSKITDFLQIK, encoded by the coding sequence ATGGCAACCAAGGGGAACAAGAAGCGTCGGCAGTTCTCCCTGGAGGAGAAAATGAAAGTTGTAGAAGCTGTAGACTCAGGCAAGAGGAAAGGCGATGTGGCAAAAGAATTCGGTATCACTCCTTCTACATTGTCTACATTCTTAAAGGATCGCGCCAGATTTGAAGAAAAGGTGCGGGAGGCATCTGTGGGACCTCAGCGGAAAAGGATGAGGAATGCTCTTTATGACGACATTGATAAGGCTGTTTTTGCTTGGTTTCAAGAAATCCATGCCAAAAACATTCTCGTGACTGGTTCTGTCATTCGGAAAAAAGCGCTAAACCTGGCCAACATGCTTGGCTATGACAATTTTCAAGCAAGTGTGGGCTGGCTGAACAGATTTCGGGATCGCCATGGAATTGCTTTGAAAGCAATCTGTAGAGAAGACAGTGGCAGACTAATGAATGGTTTAGGAATAGATAAGGTTAATGAGTGGCATGCAGGGGAAATTATAAAACTAATTGCTGACTACAGCCCAGATGATATCTTTAATGCTGATGAGACAGGAGTGTTTTTCCAGTTGCTTCCCCAGCACACGCTTGTAGCAAAAGGGGATCATTGTAGAGGGGGAAAGAAAGCAAGGCAGCGGTTGACAGCCCTCTTTTGTTGCAATGCTTCAGGGACTGAAAAAATGAGACCATTGATTGTTGGTAGGTCAGCCAACCCACGGTGCCTCAAGAATGTCCATTCCCTCCCTTGTGATTACCGAGCCAACCAGTGGGCATGGATGACGCAGGATCTATTTAATGAGTGGCTGATGCAAGTGGATGCCAGGATGAAGCAGGCTGAACGCCGGATCCTCCTGCTGATCGACAACTGCTCTGCTCACAACATGCTTCCACACTTGGAAAGGATTCAGGTGGGGTATCTGCCCTCAAACTGTACTGCCGTCTTGCAGCCACTGAATCTTGGCATAATTCATACTGTGAAAGTGCTGTACAGGGGCCACTTTCTAAAACAGATCCTCCTCAAGCTCAACAGCAGTGAGGATCAGGAAAAAGTGGACATCAGGCAGGCCATTGACATGATTGCTGCAGCCTGGTGGTCAGTCAAGCAGTCCACAGTGGTGAGATGCTGGCAGAAGGCAGGCATCATCCCTGTGGAACTGACGGAATCTGACACAGAAGCAGCAGCCAGTGAACCAGATATTGCCATCGAAAAGTTGTGGCACTCAGTGGCTATTGCCACTTGTGTcccaaatgaaataaatttcCAGGACTTTGTCACTGCAGATGATGATCTCATCATCTCTCAGGAGCTGCTGGACACAGAGGTCATCCAGGACATGGGGGCTGGTGAAAATACTGATGAAGCTGGAAGTGAAGATGAGGGGGAGGCTTCTTTACCACAGCAGCCAAAAATCACCCTCACAGAGGCCATCTCAAGTGTACAGAAACTTAGATTGTTCCTTTCCACTTGTGTAGGTGTTCCTGATGCCATTTTTGGACAGCTAAATGGCATAGATGAATATTTAATGAGAAGAGTGACACAAACTCCTGTTGATTCCAAAATTACAGATTTCCTCCAAATAAAATAG